One window of Aspergillus oryzae RIB40 DNA, chromosome 3 genomic DNA carries:
- the alkA gene encoding DNA-3-methyladenine glycosylase II (3-methyladenine DNA glycosidase), whose translation MALRRSARLNAVTNSVQPTIQAKKTNRAQQTSGVTKARKTPAKGKKTVGLTLERTLENPTPSKTAKADTAKQEKTNNIFDPLPTDRSISRLRSTPPPLDRPVEPHRTNATLLTPHGSSLVAYPPGTENASPSKTGRPRPTATTGTLLEKAVAHLIATDSRLEPVIKQHPCPLFSPEGLAEEVDPFRSLVVSIIGQQVSGAAAKSIKNKFVALFNSGDSGDNAPEASRFPKPEEIIKCDIATLRTAGLSQRKAEYIQGLSQKFASGELSARMLLNASDEELLEKLTAVRGLGKWSVEMFACFALKRIDVFSTGDLGVQRGCAAFMGKDVSKLKAKGGGKFKYMAEKDMLELAAKFAPYRSLFMWYMWRVEDVDIAVLTT comes from the exons ATGGCCCTCCGACGCTCCGCACGCTTAAATGCCGTGACGAACAGCGTACAGCCAACTatccaagcaaagaagacCAACAGAGCTCAGCAAACCAGCGGCGTTACCAAAGCACGAAAGACCCCcgcaaaaggaaagaaaactgTGGGCTTGACTCTAGAACGGACTCTCGAGAATCCAACCCCCAGCAAAACGGCAAAAGCTGACACggccaaacaagaaaagaccaaTAACATTTTCGATCCTTTACCTACTGATCGTAGTATTAGCAGGCTACGCTCCACACCCCCTCCTCTTGACCGTCCTGTTGAACCTCATAGAACAAATGCGACCCTTCTAACACCTCACGGTTCTTCTCTGGTTGCCTACCCGCCCGGTACTGAGAATGCCTCGCCTAGCAAAACCGGCCGACCACGTCCAACAGCCACGACCGGTACGCTTCTCGAGAAAGCTGTCGCGCATCTAATCGCCACTGACTCTCGCTTGGAGCCGGTTATAAAGCAACACCCGTGTCCGCTCTTTTCGCCAGAGGGTTTGGCAGAGGAAGTCGATCCTTTCCGAAGTCTAGTGGTTAGCATCATCGGGCAGCAGGTATCAGGCGCTGCGGCGAAGTCAATCAAAAATAAGTTCGTGGCATTGTTCAACAGCGGGGATAGCGGAGATAATGCACCAGAGGCGAGTCGTTTCCCGAAGCCCGAAGAGATAATCAAGTGTGATATCGCAACATTGCGGACAGCCGGCCTCTCTCAGCGGAAAGCCGAATATATCCAAGGGCTATCGCAGAAATTCGCAAGTGGTGAATTGAGTGCCCGAATGCTGTTGAATGCGAGcgatgaagagcttctcgAGAAGCTGACGGCTGTTCGGGGCTTGGGCAAGTGGTCGGTTGAGATGTTTGCTTGCTTTGCGTTGAAGCGCATCGACGTCTTCTCGACCGGTGATCTGGGTGTGCA aagaggATGCGCAGCTTTCATGGGGAAAGATGTGAGCAAATTAAAGGCAAAGGGGGGCGGTAAGTTTAAATACATGGCAGAGAAAGATATGTTAGAGCTGGCTGCGAAATTCGCTCCGTATAG AAGTTTATTTATGTGGTACATGTGGAGGGTAGAGGACGTGGACATCGCGGTCTTGACTACTTAG
- a CDS encoding E2 SUMO-conjugating protein UBC9 (ubiquitin-protein ligase), translated as MSLCLNRLTEERKQWRRDHPFGFYAKPHRTPQGVLDLKRWECGVPGKAQTLWDGGLFKLDVTFPDEYPTKPPKCKFVPPLFHPNVYPSGTVCLSILNEEEAWKPAITIKQILLGIQDLLDDPNPESPAQAEAYNLFKKDRPAYEKRVRQVVKENPTL; from the exons ATGTCTCTGTGTCTTAATCGCCTGACAGAAGAAAG AAAGCAGTGGCGACGTGACCACCCTTTCGGATTCTATGCGAAGCCTCATCGAACCCCTCAGGGTGTGTTGGATTTGAAGCGCTGGGAATGTGGTGTCCCTGGAAAGGCGCAGACCCTCTGGGACGGCGGGCTTTTTAAGCTTGATGTCACTTTTCCAGACG AATACCCGACCAAACCGCCAAAGT GCAAATTCGTCCCTCCTCTGTTTCACCCGAATGTCTACCCCTCAGGCACCGTCTGCCTCTCAATtttgaatgaagaagaagcctggAAACCTGCCATCACCATTAAACAGATCCTGCTCGGCATCCAGGACCTGCTCGATGACCCCAATCCGGAGTCGCCTGCACAGGCGGAAGCATACAATCTGTTCAAGAAGGATCGTCCAGCATACGAGAAACGAGTGAGACAAGTTGTGAAGGAGAACCCAACGCTTTGA
- a CDS encoding acyl--CoA ligase (acyl-CoA synthetase) — protein MTTLAQSFSSRSADIAVVVPKRQTPLSPNLSITYQQLHAHVAEFQAKLAKLGVGHGGAVSLALANSYEFIVGFLGASWQRAIAAPLNPAYKQEEFEFYIDDLSSTLVLIPKGSYAQNGPAVRAGRKYNAAIAECYWNGTEVVLDVKEQGKLAGSAGVTVGQAQPDDVALVLHTSGTTGRPKAVPLTHKNLTTTMRNIRDTYKLTPKDRTYLVMPLFHVHGLLAAFLAPLYSGGSVIVPPKFSAHEFWSDFVAYNANWYTAVPTIHQILLKTPLPNPIPNIRFIRSCSSPLSPKTFQDLEKTFNAPVLEAYAMTEAAHQMTSNPLPPGKRQPGSVGLGQGVEIKILDQDGNEVPQGKEAEICVRGENVTKGYLNNPSANKSSFTKDGFFRTGDQGKKDPDGNVIITGRIKELINKGGEKISPIELDNTLLHHPKVAEAVCFAIPDEGHYGEDIGAAVVLKGNNTATEDELKSFMAEKLAKFKTPKRVWIVPQIPKTATGKIQRRKVAEAMLTPKAKL, from the exons ATGACCACCTTAGCGCAGTCCTTCTCCTCTCGGAGCGCCGACATTGCAGTTGTGGTTCCCAAGAGACAGACCCCCCTGTCCCCTAATCTCAGCATCACCTATCAACAGCTGCATGCTCATGTGGCCGAGTTCCAAGCTAAATTGGCTAAGCTGGGCGTTGGTCACGGAGGTGCGGTGTCCTTGGCGCTGGCAAACTCGTACGAATTCATCGTCGGGTTTCTAGGCGCGTCCTGGCAGCGGGCGATCGCCGCTCCACTAAATCCCGCTTATAAGCAGGAGGAGTTCGAGTTCTATATCGATGACCTTAGTTCGACGTTAGTGCTGATTCCTAAGGGGTCGTATGCGCAGAATGGCCCCGCCGTGCGTGCTGGAAGAAAATACAATGCTGCGATTGCGGAGTGCTACTGGAATGGCACAGAGGTGGTTTTAGATGTGAAGGAACAAGGCAAATTGGCGGGTAGCGCGGGTGTGACTGTCGGACAGGCCCAGCCGGACGATGTTGCTCTTGTGCTTCATACAAGTGGCACGACCGGCAGGCCCAAAGCT GTTCCACTCACCCACAAGAATCTCACCACGACCATGA GGAATATCCGGGATACGTACAAGCTAACGCCAAAGGATCGTACATATTTGGTGATGCctcttttccatgtccatggCCTCCTAGCAGCATTCCTGGCGCCTCTATACTCTGGAGGATCCGTCATTGTACCTCCAAAGTTCTCGGCCCATGAATTCTGGTCAGACTTCGTAGCCTACAACGCGAACTGGTACACAGCTGTGCCTACTATCCACCAGATTCTGCTTAAAACTCCCCTGCCCAATCCCATCCCCAATATCCGCTTCATCCGCTCATGTTCCTCACCATTATCCCCCAAAACCTtccaggatctggaaaagacGTTCAACGCGCCCGTCCTGGAGGCGTACGCAATGACCGAAGCCGCTCACCAGATGACCAGCAACCCACTTCCGCCCGGAAAGCGCCAACCCGGCAGCGTCGGCCTCGGACAGGGTGTAGAGATCAAGATCCTCGATCAAGATGGCAACGAGGTTCCCCAGGGCAAGGAGGCCGAGATTTGCGTGCGCGGTGAGAATGTAACCAAGGGGTATCTGAACAACCCATCCGCCAACAAATCTTCGTTCACCAAGGACGGGTTCTTCCGCACGGGAGACCAGGGTAAGAAGGATCCGGACGGCAACGTGATCATCACCGGGCGTATCAAAgagctcatcaacaagggCGGAGAAAAGATCAGCCCCATCGAGCTGGACAACACGCTCCTACACCACCCCAAGGTAGCCGAGGCTGTGTGCTTCGCCATCCCAGACGAGGGGCACTATGGCGAGGACATCGGAGCTGCGGTTGTCCTGAAGGGCAACAACACAGCCACGGAGGACGAGTTGAAGTCGTTCATGGCAGAGAAGTTGGCGAAATTCAAGACCCCCAAGAGG GTCTGGATTGTTCCACAGATTCCCAAGACCGCAACGGGCAAAATCCAACGCCGCAAGGTCGCAGAGGCGATGCTGACACCCAAGGCAAAGCTGTAA
- a CDS encoding ANP1/MMN9/VAN1 family protein (predicted protein) — translation MLLPKGGVTWKSAKARLPPWRAILVLVTRTRFLVSLALTGLLILLWRGISKSASEMQNFYCYGPPKSPMDMSLNEMAEWNAHMQTPVVYNHHDPYEVNSSTIHNIDLNPIGSSAQAVANAERVLILTPLRDAGPYLQKYFELLYKLSYPHHLIDLAFLVGDSKDDTESLLVSELNRIQEQGDKVAFRSASIIKKDFGADVNMNVEDRHSFAAQGPRRKAIGRARNYLLYSALKPDHSWVYWRDVDIVDSPETILQDFMAHDRDILVPNIWFHRYKDGVDVEGRFDYNSWIESDKGRRLRQTLDPDTVLAEGYKEYDTGRQYLVSMGDWRNNKDEEVELDGIGGVNILVKADVHRTGINFPAYAFENQAETEGFARMAKRAGYQVYGLPNYVVWHIDTDEKPGNLGDRKAY, via the exons ATGCTTCTTCCCAAGGGTGGTGTAACGTGGAAGTCGGCGAAGGCGAGGTTGCCCCCATGGAGGGCCATTCTGGTCCTGGTGACGCGCACTCGTTTCCTGGTGTCATTGGCCCTTACTGGCTTGTTGATCTTGCTGTGGCGTGGTATTAGCAAGTCCGCATCGGAGATGCAAAA TTTCTACTGTTACGGACCTCCCAAGTCGCCAATGGATATGAGTCTTAACGAAATGGCCGAATGGAATGCCCATATGCAAACCCCGGTCGTCTATAACCACCATGACCCTTATGAAGTCAACTCTTCTACCATTCACAACATTGACCTCAACCCCATCGGCTCTAGTGCTCAAGCTGTCGCAAACGCTGAACGAGTGCTCATCCTGACGCCGCTGAGAGATGCTGGCCCATATCTGCAAAAGTACTTCGAGCTCCTCTACAAGCTGTCCTATCCTCATCACCTTATCGACTTGGCCTTCCTCGTCGGCGACTCCAAGGATGACACCGAAAGCCTCCTCGTCTCTGAGTTGAATCGGATCCAGGAACAGGGCGACAAGGTTGCGTTCCGCAGTGCGAGCATTATCAAGAAGGACTTCGGGGCCGATGTGAACATGAACGTTGAGGATCGACACTCCTTTGCCGCTCAGGGTCCGCGCCGTAAGGCTATTGGCCGGGCACGTAACTATCTGCTCTACTCCGCCCTGAAGCCTGATCATTCTTGGGTTTACTGGAGAGATGTGGATATTGTCGACAGCCCAGAGACCATCCTTCAGGACTTCATGGCCCATGACAGGGATATCCTCGTTCCGA ATATTTGGTTTCACAGATACAAGGACGGTGTTGATGTCGAAGGTCGCT TTGACTACAACTCGTGGATTGAGTCTGACAAGGGACGCCGGCTGCGACAAACCCTCGACCCGGACACCGTGCTGGCTGAGGGCTACAAGGAATATGATACGGGCCGCCAATACCTTGTTTCCATGGGTGACTGGCGGAACAACAAGGACGAAGAGGTCGAGCTTGATGGAATCGGTGGTGTTAACATTCTCGTCAAGGCCGACGTCCATCGTACAG GAATCAATTTCCCCGCATATGCCTTCGAGAACCAGGCTGAAACCGAGGGATTTGCGCGCATGGCGAAGCGAGCGGGATACCAGGTGTACGGCTTGCCTAATTACGTTGTGTGGCATATCGACACCGATGAAAAGCCCGGCAATCTTGGAGACCGTAAAGCGTACTAA
- a CDS encoding uncharacterized protein (predicted protein): MKTIDYRGDTRTSKVIYFCRSKEGPPRSQVHRPRATTPFLRSWKANPSFPLLTLFFAIPVSPSLPLLSSLFLLCQNVPTQSVHILSLKEPSSNRFSFVEALSFFHSFIYLWIPPLFQLFATLRYCYLG; encoded by the exons ATGAAAACGATTGATTACCGTGGTGATACACGTACTAGTAAGGTAATTTATTTTTGTCGTAGCAAGGAGGGACCACCCCGGTCTCAGGTCCACCGTCCTCGGGCCACGACTCCTTTCTTGCGCTCCTGGAAAGCCaatccttccttccctcttcTGACGCTTTTCTTCGCCATCCCagtctctccttctcttcctctcctttcctctcttttcttgttgtgtCAAAACGTGCCTACCCAATCTGTGCACATCCTTTCGCTGAAGGAACCATCATCAAAccgcttctctttcgttgAAGCTCTATCTTTCTTCCACTCGTTTATTTATCTTTGGATCCCACCCCTCTTTCAACTCTTTGCGACTTTGCGCTACTGTTATCTG GGCTAA
- a CDS encoding asparagine synthetase B (asparagine synthase (glutamine-hydrolyzing)) codes for MCGIFACYNHPDVQKFKPTALRMAKAVRHRGPDWSGNYIADKTILAHERLCIVGVDSGAQPLVNDDGSLALAVNGEIYNHRIIRKNLKNQYDFKTHSDCEVVIPLYMEHGLDAPKHLDGMFSWVLYDRKQDRVVAARDPIGVTSFYIGWSSETPGAIYFASELKSLHPVCDKIEAFPPGHIFDSKTGSMTRYFEPKWWDPTNVPTTPVDLKVLRHTLEKSVRKRLMAEVPYGVLLSGGLDSSLVASIAQRETLRMQEAAKVAIQNQTGSSDLVGIDDSNELSTVTTFQQLHSFSIGLPGAPDTEAALEVAKYLGTKHHAFTFTVEDGINALSDVIYHLETYDVTTIRASTPMYLLSRKIKAMGVKMVLSGEGSDEIFGGYLYFHAAPNKEEFHNETVRRVKALHLADCLRANKSTSAWGLEARVPFLDKNFLETAMGVDPQDKMITKERIEKYILRKAFDTTDEPDVEPYLPEKILWRQKEQFSDGVGYSWIDGLKDHAELHVTDEMMKNPKPEWGNDIPDTKEAYWYRMMFDEHFPPSCASTVERWVPTWSKQTDPSGRAIATHNAKYDHVE; via the exons atgtGTGGCATCTTCGCGTGTTATAA CCACCCTGATGTGCAAAAATTTAAGCCTACGGCTTTGCGCATGGCCAAGGC CGTGCGCCATCGTGGACCCGATTGGA GCGGAAACTACATCGCTGATAAGACTA TCCTTGCACACGAGCGTCTGTGTATCGTCGGTGTCG ACTCCGGTGCTCAGCCCCTTGTGAACGATGACGGTTCCCTCGCCCTGGCCGTCAACGGAGAGATCTATAACCACCGCATCATCAGAAAGAACCTTAAGAACCAATATGACTTCAAGACACATTCGGATTGCGAAGTTGTTATTCCGTTG TACATGGAACATGGTCTTGATGCCCCTAAGCACCTTGACGGCATGTTCTCTTGGGTTCTTTATGACAGAAAGCAAGACCGTGTTGTTGCGGCACGCGATCCCATTGGTGTCACTAGCTTCTACATCGGCTGGTCTTCGGAGACCCCTGGAGCTATCTACTTCGCTTCGGAGCTGAAGTCCCTGCACCCAGTTTGCGATAAGATCGAGGCTTTCCCTCCTGGCCACATTTTCGACTCCAAGACCGGCTCTATGACTCGTTATTTCGAACCTAAGTGGTGGGACCCCACTAACGTCCCCACGACTCCTGTCGACCTTAAGGTTCTCCGTCACACCTTGGAGAAGTCTGTTCGGAAGCGTCTGATGGCTGAAGTTCCTTATGGTGTTCTGCTGTCCGGTGGTCTGGACTCCAGCTTGGTCGCCTCCATTGCTCAGCGTGAGACTTTGCGCATGCAGGAGGCTGCCAAGGTAGCCATCCAGAACCAGACTGGCTCATCCGATCTGGTTGGCATTGACGACAGCAACGAGCTCTCTACCGTCACCACATTCCAACAGCtgcattccttctccatcggTCTTCCTGGTGCTCCCGATACTGAGGCTGCCCTTGAGGTGGCCAAGTACCTTGGAACCAAGCACCACGCTTTCACCTTCACCGTTGAGGATGGTATCAATGCTCTTTCCGATGTCATCTACCACCTGGAGACTTATGATGTTACTACCATCCGTGCATCTACCCCCATGTATCTCCTCAGCCGCAAGATCAAGGCGATGGGTGTAAAGATGGTTCTGAGTGGTGAGGGAAGTGACGAGATCTTCGGTGGCTACCTCTACTTCCACGCTGCCCCTAACAAGGAGGAATTCCACAATGAGACTGTGAGACGAGTCAAGGCCCTGCACCTGGCAGATTGCCTTAGAGCGAACAAGTCGACTTCCGCTTGGGGTCTGGAAGCCCGTGTGCCTTTCTTGGATAAGAACTTCCTTGAGACTGCTATGGGTGTTGATCCTCAGGATAAGATGATCACTAAGGAGCGCATTGAAAAGTACATCCTGCGTAAAGCATTCGACACCACCGATGAGCCCGATGTCGAGCCATACCTTCCGGAGAAGATCCTCTGGCGCCAGAAGGAACAGTTTAGCGACGGCGTCGGCTACAGCTGGATCGACGGTCTGAAGGATCATGCTGAACTTCATGTCACCGATGAAATGATGAAGAACCCCAAGCCCGAGTGGGGCAACGATATCCCTGATACCAAGGAAGC TTACTGGTACCGTATGATGTTCGATGAGCACTTCCCACCTTCCTGCGCATCTACCGTTGAGCGTTGGGTGCCAACATGGTCGAAACAGACCGACCCTAGTGGAAG AGCTATTGCGACTCACAACGCCAAGTACGATCATGTTGAGTAA
- a CDS encoding putative G-patch DNA repair protein (Drt111) (predicted protein), whose protein sequence is MPPAPPAHSPAPPADIPDAASGEEAFARRAQLHTNPADTAMADYTPPPPAEASSAPVPDDPTGQDAYLRRLQMSAGPQPVAEPAPPPQPRPLEALQPASATISRAPVRYTLPPPPADIPASEAELEEVFAKEQPVEGEGEGEAEGQRSLRPGQKGFAQRLLEKYGWTKGSGLGATGTGIVNPLQVKVEKQKKRPDSEGGGFATPAGRGKIIGGARKKEDEGKFGQMSEVVILKGMLDGMDVEAELEGDQDGGLMQEIGDECSEKYGNVERVFIARGSAPPVPVFVKFTNQLSALRAVNALEGRIFNGNPITARFFDTQKFEQGIYE, encoded by the exons ATGCCACCTGCACCGCCTGCACATTCTCCTGCTCCCCCTGCTGACATACCAGATGCTGCTTCGGGGGAGGAGGCATTTGCCCGGCGTGCGCAACTGCATACAAACCCAGCCGATACGGCTATGGCCGACTatacaccaccacctcccgCAGAGGCATCCTCAGCGCCTGTTCCAGATGACCCTACGGGTCAAGACGCTTATCTGCGTCGCCTTCAGATGTCAGCTGGACCTCAGCCTGTAGCAGAACCTGCGCCGCCACCACAACCACGGCCGCTAGAAGCGCTGCAACCTGCCTCTGCGACCATTTCTCGCGCGCCCGTCCGCTATACTTTacctccaccaccggcaGATATACCTGCATCAGAAGCAGAGCTTGAGGAAGTCTTCGCTAAGGAGCAACCAGTGGAAGGTGAGGGTGAAGGTGAAGCGGAGGGTCAGCGATCACTTCGGCCCGGGCAGAAGGGATTTGCTCAGCGTCTGCTTGAAAAGTATGGTTGGACAAAAGGCTCTGGTTTGGGCGCGACGGGAACGGGTATCGTCAACCCACTGCAGGTCAAGGttgagaaacagaaaaagcGGCCAGACTCAGAGGGTGGTGGCTTCGCCACGCCCGCTGGTAGGGGTAAAATCATTGGTGGtgcgaggaagaaagaagacgaagggaAGTTTGGTCAGATGAGCGAAGTCGTTATCTTGAAGGGCATGTTAGACGGCATGGACGTGGAGGCCGAACTAGAAGGCGATCAGGACGGGGGCTTGATGCAAGAGATTGGGGATGAGTGTTCTGAGAAG TATGGAAATGTCGAACGTGTCTTCATTGCCCGCGGCTCTGCCCCTCCAGTTCCGGTATTTGTCAAATTCACCAATCAGCTATCTGCACTAAGA GCTGTCAATGCCCTGGAGGGCCGAATATTCAACGGAAATCCTATCACAGCTCGGTTCTTTGACACACAGAAATTTGAGCAAGGAATATATGAATGA
- a CDS encoding uncharacterized protein (predicted protein): MSTKKEFICLVPDKPGSLQKRLEVRKYVVFRSTPPWISQNNPLTLEYYSQHLEGVKPLVQNGSIVCGGGTLDSHPAPGETPPFNGSALIVVAENEAEVKALISNDIYTRSGVWDVEKAQIIPGWG, encoded by the exons atgtcCACCAAAAAGGAATTCATCTGCCTCGTCCCCGACAAGCCAGGCTCGCTGCAAAAGCGTCTGGAAGTCCGCAAGTACGTAGTATTCCGCTCAACCCCACCGTGGATTTCTCAAAACAACCCACTAACATTGGAATACTACAGTCAACACCTCGAAGGTGTAAAGCCTTTAGTCCAGAATGGCTCGATCGTCTGTGGTG GCGGAACGCTGGACTCTCACCCCGCGCCTGGCGAGACCCCTCCCTTTAATGGGAGTGCGTTGATTGTCGTCGCCGAGAATGAGGCTGAGGTTAAGGCGTTGATCAGTAACGATATTTATACGCGCAGTGGTGTGTGGGATGTTGAGAAGGCGCAGATTATTCCG GGTTGGGGATAA
- the ecm33 gene encoding GPI-anchored protein Ecm33 (predicted protein), whose amino-acid sequence MFIKYALPALAAAQAVFAASDNIECGSGDTIKIENQSDADGYSSCSTLKGDVEISGTYSGDLQLNGVKQISGGLSCDGASNMTGLSASSLNSIGDTFKLTGLTTLTTLSFAALTKVGSIEFTALPQLQSLDFTKGVTEAGSVVITNTGLSSLNGISLETVGGFDITENTNLKTVNVNNLKNATALINFAGNMDGLEIEFPNLGTGQNMTFRNVSSVSVPSLEKLKGQLGFWGNKFQSFSAPNLTETSDLIFNDNSKLSNISMPVLKTVNGGFQIARSDKLNVIDFPKLETVTGAIDFSGEFNEAHLDSLKLVRGDFNMQSTGNISCTTFDNMAKNREVIKGTETCKTTSNPETRDGKSGSTTSTGKASATSTGAASALDVSSMPAMGLAAVFGALVQYAL is encoded by the exons ATGTTCATTAAATACGCTCTTCCCGCCCTGGCCGCGGCTCAGGCCGTCTTTGCTGCTAGTGATA ATATAGAGTGCGGCTCGGGTGACACCATCAAGATCGAGAACCAGAGCGATGCCGACGGCTACTCCAGCTGCAGCACCCTTAAGGGTGATGTTGAGATCTCCGGAACCTACTCTGGCGATCTCCAACTCAATGGAGTTAAGCAGATCTCCGGTGGACTGAGCTGCGATGGTGCTTCCAACATGACCGgcctctctgcttcttcgttgaACTCCATCGGCGACACCTTCAAGCTGACCGGTCTTACCACTCTTACTACCCTCAGCTTCGCCGCGCTCACCAAGGTTGGTTCTATCGAATTTACTGCTCTGCCTCAGCTCCAGAGCCTGGATTTCACCAAGGGTGTTACGGAAGCTGGTAGTGTTGTCATTACCAACACTGGTTTGAGCAGCCTCAACGGTATCTCTCTTGAGACCGTGGGTGGCTTCGATATTACCGAGAACACCAACTTGAAGACCGTCAACGTCAACAACCTGAAGAACGCTACTGCCCTCATCAACTTTGCCGGTAACATGGACGGTCTTGAGATCGAATTCCCCAACCTTGGCACAGGTCAGAACATGACCTTCCGTAACGTCAGCTCGGTTTCCGTTCCCtctctggagaagctcaagggtCAGCTCGGCTTCTGGGGTAACAAGTTCCAGTCGTTCAGCGCTCCCAACCTTACCGAGACCAGCGACTTGATCTTCAACGATAACAGCAAGctcagcaacatcagcatGCCTGTGCTCAAGACTGTCAACGGTGGCTTCCAGATTGCCCGCAGTGACAAGCTTAACGTTATCGACTTCCCCAAGCTGGAGACCGTCACAGGTGCTATTGATTTCAGCGGTGAATTCAACGA GGCCCACCTTGACTCTCTTAAGTTGGTTAGGGGTGACTTCAACATGCAGAGCACTGGTAACATCAGCTGCACTACCTTTGACAACATGGCAAAGAACCGCGAGGTCATCAAGGGTACGGAGACCTGCAAGACTACCTCGAACCCGGAGACCCGTGATGGCAAGTCTGGCTCTACCACTTCCACTGGCAAGGCTTCTGCCACCTCTACCGGcgctgcttctgctcttgATGTTTCCTCGATGCCTGCTATGGGCTTGGCCGCTGTCTTCGGTGCCCTGGTCCAGTATGCTCTGTAA
- a CDS encoding putative HLH DNA binding domain protein (predicted protein), with amino-acid sequence MTDDRRLPPLPRVDPLPRGPFNPLASKIFAPSPPSSQESFPVKSPFPASEHIVTPPSPANSADSSWPESLPSQKMFEWPQDLSSADLVNLIAPKHINRKPPLQQLCGRKRKGSMVTGECDDQREKHRIAEGNRRKNLSQLHRELDSRIHDFFLERAGWNPSKSLPESKEHIVQGAIFLIDFMLLIIVHLIRQENEMPRQLSEKLQPQIRCMQLQQLIANLQQQNQSAQQQIKSLKQENQLLEERNQALELQLKSYEHMFRSPKTEQPSPQPLTQFSDSRPRNMLPGLRVFCDEIAVNGTEASRFDPPHTGSSQSFSQSFLSHSPPMTGPSSPVFTQSTFSVPASRRQSIIPSP; translated from the coding sequence ATGACTGACGACCGTCGGTTACCGCCCCTGCCCCGCGTAGACCCTTTGCCTCGCGGGCCATTCAATCCTTTGGCCTCCAAGATCTTCGCCCCTAGCCCTCCCAGCTCTCAGGAATCATTCCCTGTCAAGTCGCCGTTTCCAGCATCCGAACACATTGTTACGCCCCCCTCGCCTGCCAATTCAGCCGATAGCTCATGGCCCGAGTCTCTGCCTTCTCAGAAGATGTTTGAATGGCCCCAGGATCTTTCTTCGGCCGACCTCGTGAACTTGATCGCCCCAAAGCATATTAACCGCAAGCCTCCTCTGCAGCAACTGTGTGGCCGAAAGCGTAAGGGGAGCATGGTCACGGGCGAATGTGACGACCAGAGGGAGAAGCACCGCATTGCAGAGGGCAACCGACGAAAGAACTTGAGCCAGTTACACCGTGAACTGGACAGTCGTATtcatgacttcttccttgaacgGGCCGGGTGGAATCCATCTAAGAGTCTTCCCGAGTCGAAGGAACACATTGTGCAGGGTGCCATTTTCCTCATCGATTTCATGCTTCTGATCATTGTCCACCTTATTCGCCAGGAAAATGAGATGCCTCGGCAGCTATCTGAGAAGCTTCAGCCTCAGATCCGGTGTATGCAGCTTCAGCAGTTGATCGCCAatctccagcagcagaaTCAGTCCGCTCAGCAACAGATCAAGTCCTTGAAGCAAGAAAACCAGCTATTGGAGGAGCGTAACCAGGCGCTTGAGCTCCAGCTGAAATCCTATGAACACATGTTCCGATCGCCCAAGACCGAACAGCCAAGTCCCCAGCCTCTTACCCAGTTTTCCGATTCGAGGCCGCGCAACATGTTGCCTGGCCTACGTGTTTTCTGCGACGAGATCGCTGTGAATGGCACGGAGGCCTCCCGCTTCGACCCGCCACACACCGGGTCTTCCCAGTCCTTTTCGCAGAGCTTCCTTAGCCATTCACCCCCAATGACCGGGCCTTCGTCCCCGGTCTTCACACAATCGACTTTTTCGGTTCCCGCGTCGCGGCGCCAGTCCATTATTCCGTCACCATGA